The following proteins are co-located in the Dyadobacter chenwenxiniae genome:
- a CDS encoding heavy-metal-associated domain-containing protein, protein MKTTILSILIALFAGVNIAHADGDKLIKIKTSAICEMCKERIERNLGLSKGVKESNLDLKDKVVTVKYNPNKTTPEAIKATIINTGYDADTEIANQKAHDKLPSCCRKTAAAH, encoded by the coding sequence ATGAAAACGACCATCCTATCCATATTAATCGCACTTTTTGCTGGGGTTAACATTGCGCACGCAGACGGCGACAAGCTAATTAAGATTAAAACTTCTGCGATTTGCGAAATGTGCAAAGAGCGCATCGAACGCAATCTGGGACTTTCAAAAGGTGTGAAAGAATCCAATCTGGACTTAAAAGATAAAGTGGTTACAGTGAAATACAACCCCAACAAAACCACTCCTGAGGCCATTAAAGCAACCATTATCAACACAGGTTACGACGCCGATACGGAAATTGCGAACCAAAAAGCGCACGACAAATTGCCTAGCTGCTGCCGGAAAACGGCCGCTGCACACTAA
- a CDS encoding heavy metal-binding domain-containing protein has product MKNILYAALMLLFTACGTSNHNAEKVAAEASATAAKKYACPMHCEGEKTYEAAGKCPVCKMDLQEVAMAETDSAGHNH; this is encoded by the coding sequence ATGAAAAATATCCTGTATGCCGCACTAATGCTCCTTTTTACAGCCTGCGGAACAAGCAATCATAACGCTGAAAAAGTCGCAGCAGAGGCTTCCGCAACAGCCGCAAAAAAATACGCGTGCCCCATGCACTGCGAGGGAGAAAAAACTTATGAAGCAGCAGGAAAATGTCCGGTTTGCAAGATGGATTTACAAGAAGTGGCCATGGCCGAAACGGATTCCGCAGGACACAATCATTGA
- a CDS encoding helix-turn-helix transcriptional regulator, whose protein sequence is MKLHIKNMVCDRCKRVVREELENLGITLHSVELGEVETATHVDPELLVSIKSTLEASGFELLDDRRLAIVEHIKTLIIEEVQYLKGHKPEQQNFSDYLSEKIGYEYSYLSNLFSSETGQTIEQYIIAQKTEKVKEWLSYNELTLSEMAWRLSYSSPAHLSNQFKKVTGMTPGEFRKSTLARVTLDKVGQ, encoded by the coding sequence ATGAAACTGCATATAAAAAACATGGTTTGTGATCGTTGCAAGCGGGTTGTCCGGGAAGAACTGGAAAATCTGGGCATAACATTGCATTCAGTTGAATTGGGTGAAGTTGAAACCGCCACCCATGTTGATCCTGAACTTCTTGTCAGCATAAAATCTACATTGGAAGCAAGTGGATTTGAATTGCTCGACGACCGTCGGCTGGCAATTGTGGAGCACATCAAAACATTGATTATTGAAGAAGTGCAGTATTTAAAAGGCCATAAGCCTGAACAGCAGAACTTTTCTGATTATTTGTCGGAGAAAATCGGTTACGAATATTCTTATTTGAGTAATCTCTTTTCTTCTGAAACCGGCCAGACCATTGAACAATATATTATCGCCCAAAAGACAGAAAAAGTAAAAGAGTGGCTTTCCTATAACGAGCTGACATTAAGCGAAATGGCCTGGCGATTGTCATATAGCAGCCCTGCACATTTGAGTAATCAATTTAAAAAAGTAACCGGCATGACGCCGGGAGAATTCAGGAAAAGCACTTTGGCACGAGTGACACTCGATAAAGTAGGACAATAA
- a CDS encoding TonB-dependent receptor produces MLKYLTGGIFLLVSSSLFAQRITGSVNEQVPDTKDLKPITGANVYWSGTTQATATDTSGHFNIPRSAQSNLLVISFVGFRNDTVKIGAENDLQVVLQSDQTLNEVVVRGNTSTIDRLSPHQTEIITTRALAKAACCNLSESFETNASVSVSYADAVTGSKQIQMLGLNGTYIQTNIENIPSIRGLASTFGLNFVPGTWIQSIDVGKGAGSVVNGYESMTGQINVEMQKPDSREKLYLNTYINNFGRAEVNLNLATQINEKWSTGLLTHASTLRNRVDKNDDGFLDMPLYTQYNVVNRWKYQSEKVMAQFGVKALYEDRLGGQTDFEKEMKGTTQAYGFGARVNRYEFFSKIARLFPDKPYKGLGFIVNASLHDSKSYFGLNNYDGTQKTLYGNLIYQSIIGNTNHSYKTGLSYLLDNYNELYKDIRLARNESVPGAFFEYTYNNLDKFVLVAGGRVDFHNLYGTQWTPRLHLKYSLTDQTTLRASAGKGFRVSNPLAEYYGNLVSSRAVQFRESIRPEVSWNYGASVTQEFKLGGMTGNLIVDFYRTNFENQLVADMEDPRYIRFYNLEGNAYANSFQAEANLTPIKRLEFKLAYRLFDVKQSIRNVYDQNVLLPRMMVSRDRVLFNAGYALPYDKWKFDATVQWNGKRRLPYMGHVDDHHMPENLASTMSPSFYNFNAQVTRTFPKWDIYLGGENLANFRQKNPILSANDPFGQHFDAGMAWGPVVGRMIYAGIRYKIVR; encoded by the coding sequence ATGCTTAAATATCTGACGGGAGGAATATTCCTTCTTGTTTCTTCTTCTCTTTTCGCACAGCGCATAACCGGCTCAGTCAACGAGCAGGTTCCTGATACCAAGGACCTTAAACCGATCACCGGCGCCAATGTCTACTGGTCCGGGACAACACAGGCCACAGCTACGGACACAAGCGGACATTTCAACATTCCCCGGTCTGCCCAATCCAACTTGCTGGTCATAAGCTTTGTGGGTTTCCGAAATGATACGGTAAAGATCGGCGCTGAAAATGATTTGCAGGTGGTTTTACAAAGCGATCAAACCTTGAACGAGGTTGTGGTTCGCGGCAACACGTCAACGATCGACAGGCTTTCACCGCATCAAACCGAGATCATTACCACCCGGGCATTGGCCAAAGCGGCCTGTTGCAACCTGTCCGAAAGTTTCGAGACCAATGCTTCCGTTTCTGTTTCATATGCCGATGCGGTTACAGGCTCCAAGCAAATTCAAATGCTCGGACTGAACGGCACTTACATTCAGACCAACATTGAGAACATTCCTTCCATCCGTGGATTGGCTTCCACTTTCGGGCTCAATTTCGTGCCCGGAACCTGGATCCAGTCGATTGATGTGGGCAAAGGCGCAGGTTCTGTTGTGAATGGTTACGAATCTATGACGGGGCAGATCAACGTTGAAATGCAGAAGCCGGATAGTCGTGAAAAGCTCTATCTGAACACCTATATCAATAATTTTGGTCGCGCGGAAGTAAACCTGAACCTGGCAACGCAGATAAACGAGAAGTGGAGCACAGGGTTGCTGACACACGCCAGCACATTGCGCAACCGGGTAGATAAAAATGATGACGGATTCCTGGATATGCCGCTTTATACACAATACAATGTGGTTAACCGGTGGAAATATCAAAGTGAAAAAGTCATGGCGCAGTTTGGCGTGAAAGCTTTGTATGAAGATCGATTAGGCGGTCAGACGGATTTCGAAAAAGAAATGAAAGGCACAACGCAGGCTTATGGTTTCGGTGCCAGAGTGAACCGCTATGAGTTCTTTTCCAAAATCGCACGCCTGTTTCCCGATAAGCCCTACAAAGGACTGGGTTTCATCGTAAACGCCTCATTACATGATTCCAAGTCCTATTTTGGCCTGAATAATTATGATGGAACGCAAAAAACGCTTTACGGAAATCTGATCTACCAATCGATTATTGGCAATACAAACCATTCCTACAAAACCGGTCTGAGCTATTTGCTCGACAATTATAATGAGCTTTATAAAGACATCCGGCTAGCCAGAAACGAGTCGGTCCCAGGTGCGTTTTTTGAATATACTTACAATAATCTGGATAAGTTTGTCCTCGTTGCGGGCGGGCGGGTCGATTTCCATAATCTTTACGGCACCCAATGGACGCCGCGTTTGCACTTGAAATACAGCCTGACGGACCAAACGACGCTTCGGGCGTCGGCGGGAAAAGGGTTCAGGGTTTCCAATCCGCTGGCTGAATATTACGGAAATCTGGTGAGTTCGCGTGCGGTGCAATTTCGCGAGAGCATTCGTCCCGAAGTGTCCTGGAATTATGGCGCCAGCGTTACGCAGGAGTTCAAATTAGGCGGTATGACCGGCAACCTGATCGTGGATTTTTATAGAACCAATTTCGAGAATCAGCTTGTGGCCGATATGGAAGATCCGCGTTACATTCGTTTTTATAACCTGGAAGGCAATGCTTATGCGAACAGTTTCCAGGCTGAGGCGAACTTAACACCCATCAAACGCCTGGAATTCAAGCTTGCTTACAGACTTTTTGACGTAAAACAATCCATCCGCAATGTATACGACCAAAATGTGTTGCTGCCGAGAATGATGGTAAGCCGCGACCGGGTCCTTTTCAACGCCGGATATGCATTGCCTTATGACAAATGGAAGTTTGATGCGACGGTGCAATGGAACGGAAAACGGCGGCTCCCGTATATGGGCCACGTTGACGACCACCACATGCCGGAAAATCTGGCTTCTACCATGTCGCCGTCATTTTATAATTTTAATGCACAGGTTACGCGCACATTTCCGAAGTGGGACATTTATCTGGGGGGAGAAAACCTGGCCAATTTCCGCCAGAAAAACCCGATTTTGAGCGCGAATGATCCCTTCGGACAACATTTTGATGCCGGAATGGCTTGGGGACCGGTTGTAGGGCGAATGATTTATGCAGGAATACGTTATAAAATAGTGAGATAA
- a CDS encoding heavy-metal-associated domain-containing protein encodes METLKFKTNIKCGACVATVTPFLSEDNAIENWNVDLASPERILKVETSKTPQEIAELMKKAGYNAEEIA; translated from the coding sequence ATGGAAACTTTAAAATTCAAGACCAACATAAAATGTGGGGCCTGCGTAGCCACGGTGACGCCTTTTTTGAGTGAGGATAATGCAATTGAAAACTGGAATGTGGATCTGGCAAGCCCGGAGCGGATTCTAAAAGTGGAAACCAGCAAAACACCCCAGGAAATTGCCGAGCTCATGAAAAAGGCAGGATACAATGCAGAAGAAATAGCCTGA
- a CDS encoding tRNA-binding protein: MYTITWQEFENVDLRAGTIIQVDDFPKARKPAFKLKIDLGPEIGIKNSSAQITKRYTREQLLGKQVLCVTNFPIKQIADFKSEVLTTGFILPDGEVILSSPDFEVPNGTRLA, translated from the coding sequence ATGTATACGATCACCTGGCAGGAATTTGAAAATGTGGATCTGAGGGCTGGCACCATTATTCAGGTTGATGATTTCCCCAAAGCCCGAAAACCCGCATTCAAGCTCAAAATTGACCTCGGCCCGGAAATAGGGATCAAAAACAGCTCGGCACAAATCACCAAACGTTACACCAGGGAGCAACTCCTCGGCAAACAGGTCTTGTGCGTCACAAACTTCCCTATCAAACAAATAGCAGACTTCAAATCCGAAGTCCTAACCACCGGGTTCATCCTCCCCGACGGTGAAGTAATCCTATCCAGCCCTGATTTTGAGGTCCCAAACGGCACGCGGTTAGCATAA
- a CDS encoding lactonase family protein, with protein sequence MKKLFIVFTLLLAGLVSMSFQDKTVAFYIGTADKGANSSVSQCELNMSTGQITLIDTFNNCVGPGYVAISPNKKNLYAVGGDKIVAFAIGGDKKLTYLNSESSAGVGPCHVSVHPSGKAAYVSNYGGGSFAAYDLQADGMLTAPTYTEQYTGTGPHAKRQEKAHAHFATASPDGKYVYVTDLGSDKVMNYVADSKGGALKPNPAQPFFSGKPGAGPRHLIIHPSGKSLFLLNELEATLTSCTIDKNGVIKAVNTYPTVPADYSGPTNTSSAIHLHPNGKFVYVSNRGHNSISGFKIGANGALDMVDQQTKSIATPRDFNFDPSGKFMIVANQSTDNLVVYDVDAATGKLAFKAESIGVKAPICVAFL encoded by the coding sequence ATGAAAAAACTATTTATAGTCTTTACATTGTTGCTGGCCGGACTGGTAAGCATGTCGTTCCAGGATAAAACGGTTGCGTTCTACATCGGGACAGCGGATAAAGGTGCGAATTCTTCGGTTTCGCAATGCGAGCTGAATATGTCGACGGGACAAATTACATTGATTGATACATTTAACAATTGCGTTGGCCCCGGATATGTGGCGATTTCTCCAAACAAAAAGAACCTGTATGCCGTCGGCGGGGATAAAATTGTTGCATTTGCGATCGGAGGCGATAAAAAGCTGACTTATCTGAACAGCGAGTCGTCCGCAGGAGTGGGGCCCTGTCACGTTTCTGTACATCCTTCCGGGAAGGCTGCATATGTCTCCAACTATGGCGGAGGAAGTTTCGCTGCCTATGATTTGCAGGCTGATGGAATGTTAACCGCACCGACTTACACGGAACAATACACCGGAACCGGCCCTCATGCGAAGCGCCAGGAAAAGGCTCACGCGCACTTTGCAACGGCATCGCCAGACGGGAAATATGTTTATGTGACGGATCTGGGGTCAGACAAGGTTATGAATTACGTGGCGGATAGCAAAGGTGGGGCACTCAAACCTAATCCTGCGCAGCCATTTTTCTCCGGTAAGCCAGGCGCCGGCCCGCGCCATTTGATCATTCATCCTTCCGGGAAATCACTTTTCTTGTTGAACGAGCTGGAAGCAACGCTTACTTCCTGCACGATTGATAAAAATGGGGTGATCAAGGCGGTTAATACTTATCCGACGGTTCCCGCCGATTATTCCGGGCCTACCAACACGAGCTCTGCGATTCATTTGCATCCTAATGGCAAGTTCGTCTATGTTTCCAACCGCGGGCATAACTCAATCAGTGGCTTCAAGATTGGGGCTAATGGCGCGCTGGACATGGTGGATCAGCAGACAAAATCAATCGCGACGCCGCGGGATTTCAACTTTGATCCCAGCGGAAAGTTTATGATTGTCGCTAATCAATCAACTGATAATCTGGTTGTTTATGATGTGGACGCTGCAACCGGGAAATTGGCCTTCAAGGCAGAAAGCATTGGCGTGAAAGCTCCTATTTGCGTAGCTTTCTTATAG
- a CDS encoding TlpA family protein disulfide reductase produces the protein MKNYNRALFLILALFAISQTAFSQGYRIQATIKGLADSSLVIGHYSRNNTTFVPKDTAKADATGKVVFEGKTDLPGGLYVILFPGNRSWVELVYSGKEPNFSIETDTVDAIGNMKVTGSTENELFYTYQKKLKSDALEIESLKKSGSADAGTRIKALQNSFNAYREKTLADNPEAFTVKLLKMSTDPEIPSAPKLANGKPDSIWVFNYYKAHYWDNFDFSDARILNTPFLEPKLERYIKNLVVQRPDSLIKDADMLAKKASANKDVKSQVVLYITNQYENPKTVGTEAVWVHMAQKYYLSGEMGTSEDVKKRITEKVNTLKDLLVDKTFPALTLTDPAGKKISVQAMDANYSVIFFYSPTCGHCKEAAPKLKAFYEKNKANGIKIMTVSTDHNMDEWKTFIKEQHLEDVPNGFDALNQIDFLKKFDVVTTPTIYILDKNKKIIARKMPVEQLEDFLNYYQNKLARKL, from the coding sequence ATGAAAAATTATAACCGTGCTTTATTCCTCATACTAGCACTTTTTGCTATTTCGCAAACAGCTTTTTCACAAGGCTATCGGATTCAGGCAACAATTAAAGGGCTCGCGGATTCATCACTGGTAATTGGACATTACAGCCGGAACAACACCACATTTGTCCCAAAAGACACGGCAAAAGCGGACGCAACCGGCAAAGTAGTTTTCGAAGGCAAAACAGACCTGCCGGGCGGATTATATGTAATCCTGTTTCCCGGAAACCGAAGCTGGGTTGAGCTGGTTTATTCAGGAAAAGAACCTAATTTTTCGATTGAAACGGATACTGTTGACGCAATTGGCAATATGAAAGTAACCGGCTCAACTGAAAACGAGCTTTTTTACACTTATCAGAAAAAATTAAAATCCGACGCACTCGAAATCGAGTCTTTGAAAAAAAGCGGCAGTGCGGATGCCGGAACCAGGATAAAGGCTTTGCAAAACAGCTTTAACGCTTACCGTGAAAAAACGCTGGCCGACAACCCGGAGGCTTTTACAGTGAAGTTGTTAAAAATGTCCACAGATCCGGAAATTCCTTCGGCTCCAAAGCTGGCGAACGGCAAACCAGATTCCATTTGGGTTTTCAATTATTACAAAGCACATTACTGGGACAATTTCGACTTCTCCGACGCCAGAATCCTCAACACGCCCTTTCTGGAACCGAAATTAGAACGCTATATCAAAAATCTGGTAGTCCAAAGACCCGATTCTTTGATTAAGGATGCGGATATGCTTGCGAAAAAAGCCTCGGCTAACAAAGATGTAAAGTCACAAGTGGTTTTGTACATCACTAATCAATACGAAAACCCGAAGACGGTGGGTACGGAGGCTGTTTGGGTGCATATGGCGCAAAAATATTATTTGTCTGGCGAAATGGGCACTTCCGAGGATGTTAAAAAACGCATTACAGAGAAGGTCAATACATTAAAAGACCTGCTCGTAGACAAGACATTTCCAGCATTGACATTAACCGATCCGGCTGGTAAAAAAATCAGTGTACAGGCAATGGATGCCAATTACAGCGTTATTTTCTTTTATTCGCCAACTTGCGGACATTGTAAAGAAGCCGCACCGAAGCTCAAAGCGTTCTATGAGAAGAACAAGGCAAATGGCATCAAAATCATGACCGTCTCCACGGATCACAACATGGACGAATGGAAAACATTTATCAAGGAGCAACACCTTGAAGACGTCCCAAACGGTTTCGATGCATTGAACCAGATTGATTTTTTAAAGAAATTTGACGTGGTAACAACGCCCACGATCTATATTTTGGATAAAAACAAAAAAATCATCGCACGCAAAATGCCCGTAGAGCAATTGGAGGATTTTTTAAACTACTACCAAAACAAACTCGCCAGGAAGCTATAA
- a CDS encoding YdcF family protein codes for MFYFLSKAIDFVAMPLSIVFFLLLYSLFVKNRKRGKSAAIIGFVLLYLISNTFLVNSALNWWEPKPVNMSELNGTYDVGVLLSGGLMDANHPAEDHAVLGKRGDRVLQTYLLYKAGKIKKILITGSSSSELMLEGKGETRQAADLMVQWGVPAADILFEEKARNTRENAMFSSIILKKRYPAGKFLLITSAFHMRRSAGCFAKVGIHAATFPADFYGGYYSLRLHDFLVPSPDAIASFSMLWHEWIGNIVYKLVGYT; via the coding sequence ATGTTTTATTTTCTGTCCAAAGCAATAGATTTTGTTGCGATGCCGCTGAGCATCGTGTTCTTTTTACTGCTGTATAGTTTGTTTGTTAAAAATCGCAAAAGAGGAAAATCAGCCGCCATCATTGGTTTTGTTTTGCTTTATCTGATCTCCAATACGTTCCTGGTTAATTCAGCTTTAAATTGGTGGGAACCAAAACCAGTGAATATGAGTGAATTAAACGGGACTTACGATGTGGGTGTTTTACTTTCGGGCGGACTAATGGATGCTAACCATCCTGCGGAAGACCATGCTGTGCTTGGTAAGCGGGGAGACCGTGTTTTGCAAACTTATTTGCTCTACAAAGCAGGCAAGATCAAAAAAATATTGATTACCGGAAGCAGTTCGAGCGAGCTCATGCTGGAAGGAAAAGGGGAAACAAGGCAAGCCGCCGACCTGATGGTGCAATGGGGCGTGCCGGCTGCTGATATTTTATTTGAAGAAAAAGCCCGGAATACGAGAGAAAACGCAATGTTTTCATCCATTATATTGAAAAAGCGATATCCTGCCGGCAAATTTCTTCTGATCACTTCTGCATTCCACATGCGCCGGTCGGCCGGATGTTTTGCGAAGGTGGGCATACACGCTGCCACTTTTCCGGCCGACTTTTATGGTGGGTATTACAGTTTAAGACTGCATGATTTCCTGGTCCCTAGCCCCGACGCGATCGCCAGTTTTAGCATGCTTTGGCATGAATGGATTGGAAACATTGTTTACAAATTGGTGGGCTACACCTGA
- a CDS encoding YfhO family protein produces MKNLISWQRSWPHLVAVIGFMILSIAYVSPVLQGKKLTAQDDVQAKGAAREVLDYNKQTGIWSAWTNGMFSGMPAYLVAADYPTSVSTKLGQAINRILPAPANYFLIGMVSAYILFLVLGAGSWLAAIGGVAFAFSAFNVINLEAGHVSQVIAIMYAPGVLAGVILAFRKNWLAGAALTALFLSLELYANHVQITYYLGLGIIILVIIESVSYIKRGLAKELALILAGLAFAGVVAVGTHTTRLWNAFDYTKETIRGKSELTPRVTAPGAAATADANGSGLDKTYAFTYSYGFGELLTLVIPNAYGGTSLGPLSNTSESYKTLVARGIDPASALNVIQQLPLYWGDQPIMGGPNYVGIIVFFLFVLGLFIVKNPIKYWAGGVVLLYIIWALGKSFAGINYLFFDYFPMFNKFRAMTMVVSLAQLLMVLVGVLALVEIMQKRVEWKEFQKSFLITLGITGGVTFMLALMPGVFFSFQAASDPQYVEQYLMPQMQDKAFAQQFMNSIVQDRASLMKSDAIRSLIFLLLAAGLVWFARKDKVKPVLFYGTLLILVIFDLFGIDKRYLNNEDFVSSYAAQGVTTPSPADEQILRDTDPNYRVYDLSSRQGPFNSADASYFHKSLGGYHGAKLRRYQELFERQIYTQKPNANIMNMLNTKYILIPDQQGNKVAQANPDAFGNAWFVKSYKVVPNADAEMAALDSLKPKEEAVLDQKFASKLTGLTLQPDSTDKISLTSYKPNELIYESNSKGEGLAVFSEIYYNVRNEWKVTIDDKPADMLRANYVLRALRVPAGKHTIKFSFEPVSVAVGSKIDLVSSLLLVGLIAGAVFVEVKKKKNTV; encoded by the coding sequence ATGAAAAATTTGATTTCATGGCAGCGTTCCTGGCCGCATCTTGTGGCGGTAATCGGCTTTATGATTCTGTCCATTGCGTACGTTTCGCCGGTTTTACAAGGTAAAAAACTGACGGCCCAGGATGATGTACAAGCCAAAGGAGCTGCACGCGAAGTTCTGGACTATAACAAACAAACGGGAATATGGTCTGCCTGGACCAACGGGATGTTCTCCGGAATGCCCGCTTACCTCGTCGCAGCAGACTATCCAACGAGCGTTTCTACAAAACTCGGACAAGCCATTAACCGTATTTTACCAGCGCCAGCCAACTATTTCCTGATCGGAATGGTGAGCGCATACATTCTTTTTCTCGTGCTGGGTGCCGGAAGCTGGCTAGCAGCCATTGGCGGGGTTGCCTTCGCTTTTTCGGCATTTAATGTAATCAATCTGGAAGCAGGGCACGTGTCGCAGGTCATTGCGATCATGTACGCGCCGGGCGTTCTGGCGGGTGTGATCCTTGCTTTCAGGAAAAACTGGCTCGCAGGGGCCGCACTGACCGCTCTTTTTCTCTCCCTCGAACTGTATGCTAACCACGTTCAAATCACCTATTATCTGGGGCTCGGAATCATTATCCTGGTTATTATAGAAAGTGTTTCTTATATCAAAAGAGGATTGGCCAAAGAACTTGCATTGATCCTGGCAGGCCTTGCTTTTGCTGGGGTGGTGGCGGTGGGCACGCATACAACGCGTCTTTGGAATGCATTTGATTATACCAAAGAAACAATCCGGGGTAAATCCGAGCTTACACCGAGGGTTACTGCTCCCGGTGCGGCGGCAACTGCCGATGCAAACGGCTCAGGTCTCGATAAAACTTATGCTTTTACGTACAGTTATGGCTTCGGGGAGTTACTGACTTTGGTAATCCCGAACGCTTACGGCGGCACATCTTTAGGCCCGCTTTCCAACACTTCGGAAAGCTACAAAACGTTGGTAGCCAGGGGTATCGATCCCGCATCCGCATTAAATGTTATCCAACAACTGCCGCTTTACTGGGGTGACCAGCCGATCATGGGTGGCCCGAATTATGTGGGGATTATCGTCTTTTTCCTTTTTGTCCTGGGTTTATTCATTGTTAAAAATCCCATCAAATACTGGGCCGGTGGAGTCGTCCTGCTTTATATAATATGGGCGTTAGGTAAAAGCTTTGCAGGAATCAATTACTTGTTTTTCGACTATTTCCCAATGTTCAACAAGTTCAGGGCAATGACAATGGTCGTTTCTCTGGCACAATTGCTGATGGTGCTCGTAGGCGTGCTGGCTTTGGTTGAGATCATGCAAAAACGTGTGGAATGGAAGGAGTTTCAGAAGTCCTTCCTCATTACATTAGGAATAACCGGCGGTGTGACATTCATGCTGGCGCTCATGCCGGGTGTATTTTTTAGTTTCCAGGCAGCCAGCGATCCGCAATATGTGGAGCAGTATCTGATGCCGCAAATGCAGGATAAGGCTTTTGCCCAGCAATTCATGAATTCGATCGTTCAGGACCGCGCAAGTTTGATGAAAAGCGATGCGATCCGGAGCCTGATTTTTCTGCTGTTGGCAGCCGGACTTGTCTGGTTTGCGAGGAAGGATAAAGTCAAACCCGTTCTATTTTACGGAACATTACTCATACTGGTGATCTTTGACTTGTTTGGGATAGATAAGAGATATCTGAACAATGAGGATTTCGTGAGCAGTTATGCCGCTCAGGGTGTAACCACGCCATCGCCTGCTGATGAGCAGATTCTGCGTGATACGGACCCCAATTACCGCGTTTATGATCTTTCCTCACGCCAGGGACCGTTCAACAGCGCCGACGCTTCCTATTTTCACAAATCGCTTGGCGGTTATCACGGTGCAAAACTGCGCCGCTACCAGGAATTGTTTGAGCGCCAGATCTATACGCAGAAGCCTAATGCGAACATTATGAATATGTTGAATACCAAATATATTTTAATTCCGGATCAGCAAGGCAATAAGGTGGCGCAAGCCAATCCCGACGCTTTTGGCAATGCCTGGTTTGTGAAAAGTTATAAAGTGGTGCCCAATGCCGATGCAGAAATGGCTGCATTGGACTCATTAAAACCAAAAGAAGAAGCTGTTCTTGACCAGAAATTTGCATCCAAGCTTACCGGACTGACATTGCAGCCAGATTCTACAGACAAGATCAGCCTTACAAGTTACAAACCAAATGAGTTAATTTACGAAAGCAATTCAAAAGGCGAAGGGCTGGCTGTGTTCTCGGAAATCTATTACAACGTCCGCAACGAATGGAAGGTGACCATTGATGACAAACCTGCTGATATGCTGCGTGCTAACTATGTTTTGAGAGCATTGCGCGTTCCGGCTGGGAAGCATACGATCAAGTTCAGCTTCGAGCCCGTTTCCGTTGCAGTAGGAAGCAAAATAGACCTGGTCAGCTCGCTTTTACTAGTCGGACTCATCGCGGGGGCCGTATTTGTTGAAGTAAAAAAGAAAAAGAATACAGTATAG
- a CDS encoding DinB family protein, with translation MTDRKFPIGPFVLKDDYAPAEIESFIQIIRSSASAYKELVENLGEEDLAKTYREGSWNIRQLIHHVADIALLHYLRMKKAVTEPDYDAPTMIDMDAWAATGDSLGMPIADSLNILAGTNQRYTHFATSLDAEAFAKAYFHPFRKIWLNQKQALAMSVWHLQHHLAHIKLALGEDI, from the coding sequence ATGACAGATCGTAAATTTCCTATCGGACCATTCGTCCTGAAAGACGACTATGCACCAGCAGAGATCGAAAGCTTTATCCAGATCATTAGGAGCAGCGCATCGGCATACAAAGAGCTGGTAGAAAATCTGGGAGAAGAAGACCTTGCCAAAACGTATCGCGAAGGGAGCTGGAACATCCGTCAGCTTATCCACCATGTGGCAGACATTGCATTGCTGCATTACTTGCGCATGAAAAAAGCAGTAACCGAGCCTGATTATGACGCGCCTACTATGATCGACATGGACGCCTGGGCTGCAACCGGCGATTCGCTCGGAATGCCCATTGCGGATTCCCTGAACATCCTTGCCGGTACCAACCAGCGTTATACGCATTTCGCGACAAGCCTGGATGCGGAGGCATTTGCAAAAGCTTATTTTCATCCGTTTCGAAAAATCTGGCTCAATCAAAAACAGGCGTTGGCCATGTCAGTATGGCATTTACAGCATCATTTAGCGCACATTAAGCTGGCTTTGGGGGAAGATATTTAA